Within the Mastacembelus armatus chromosome 23, fMasArm1.2, whole genome shotgun sequence genome, the region GTGAATGGGAGAAAAATGTATTGTTCAACTGGAAATTGTCATGTGGAGATAATACACTGACATAAtgattcactgtgtttttgtgtgccaGAAACAGGCACTGTAGCAGGGAGAAGGCAGCCAGCACTGAAGGATATCTCACATTTTTACTCGcattgttttgtacatttcatTTAAGTAGCTACAAAGACCAACTTCTCTCATGTAAACAATCATTTAGCAGCCAGTTATTAGATTTCTACAAGTTAAAAATgaactgactgtcctccagatGCTCCAAAAGCTAATATTTACATGTGCActttcacagaaaatgaaaaatgctaaTGAGAGCTGCTTAAATAAAcccacattttcacattatctTTCTGGAATGGACTAAATGGTGTGTATGGAGGAAGGTTTCCCTCCAGTCTAAACCAGGTTTTTGTTATTATTCCTTCTCTCAGTTCTTTAAGCTTTCTGTGCAGAACAATTCACATGCAGTTGGCTACACATTCATCTTCTGAAGGAGAAAAGTCTTTGTGCTCAACTTAAATCTCAGTTTAACACCTGGACACAACTGCAGGGTTTTGTGACATAACCAGTTTGCATCACACAGTTTGTCACTGGCACAAACACTGAGCAGACTTTTTAGAGAAGCAGGAGACCTCTTGTGTCCAGACGTTAAACTTTGGAAATAAACTGTTTCTATATTCATAGATTTAGCATTTTTCCATAAGGCTGAAGGAGGAGATgcaattttctttttacaataataataaatatttatgtagGAAAGAACAATATTAGGCCCAAACTATTATTCAACAAAGAgttctttatattttaaagcatGTCTGGAGGGGCTTTGCTATTAGACTGTGGGTTTTAAACAAGATTGTTAATAAGTCTTGTACAATGAAATCATATTACTATTAGAGGGGTTTCGTGTTGTGCTACACGCTGTTAGCAGTGTTATAATGACACCCTGACAACATCAAATTCCTTCAAAATGCAACTAAAAACTCCCATAATCCTCAGGGGTAAAGATGCGGCTCTTCTGCAACATCCTCTCACTTGTTCTAAGTTTGAGGATTTAATAGGAATGAATTATTAATCAGTATAATTCAATCATCTCATCCTGATTGTTCTAAACTCCCTTTAGTGTTTGCCAAGCCACTTCATATTAAACCAAACAGACAGTTTGTAATCAGACGGCTTTAAAGAGTCTGACGGGCAAATTCATTTATCAGATGGATATTTCCCCAGGTGGAGGATCAGCTTCACAGGCTGTTAGGAGCTCTGATCCGGAGCAGCGGGGAGGACGAACTCCCAAAAACCATCAGGCAGCCTGCTGGTAATGCAGCATCCAGCAGTGAAACATCAAAGACTCAATTCATAGAGCTGCAGCATCTGTACTGCACACGACTGATGGGTAAACACAGGATGCTGCTCTctaaaaagaaatatttcatcATGCATTGTTTAGCCTGCCTATTTCTCTCTGCCGTCACTGCGTTGGGGggtatcccagcatgcacttcATCACCCTGGACATTAAtcacaacaaatacatttcGACCTGCTGAGAACTTTTGCAACCTGCTCTCATGTGTTTTCACTGAtaacacaggaagaaaacacattaaagtcTGCAGAGCCAGAGGCAAAGCCAGAGCAACCTGCAAAGACTATACAACtcataataaatgtgttttatatttagcaCATTGACACAGTGCGTCTATTTCATTCACATGtaaaaaagtgaattaaaatggagtgaaaaaaaaaaaaatcaggtcaGGGGAGACTATGAAGATGAGAttttataaatatgaaaattaaatataaataaaaacgtATTTAATGTTTTGCCTCTAACGGCATTTTCTGCAGTGCAAATCCAAACATCGTGTAAATGTCCTGGTTACAAAACTAAAGCTAAGCTGCAGTCGTCTCCAgttcaaacatttcattatcTGAGATGCTGCAGGTACAAACATTACCCCCACCTGCCACATAACAAGGTGATACCAAGGGTTTTGGGAACAGCCAGCCACGGAGGAGCTCCAGGCCTGAGGAGCTCCAGGCCTCAGCCACCTCGCATGGCCATGATTTGACCTTTTACTGAATGAATGTGATTTTCATTTGGGAGGAACTGGAGCTGTGTGTCACTTTAACAATAAGAAGAGGGACACAACATGGCTCAAACACAAATCAGGCTTTTCTTCATACAGGCCTCACTCAGGTGGCTGTGATGCCTAAGACACCTGGATCTTACCTGAGCTCTCTGTTCACCTTTAGCTCTACCATTAGCTACACAGCACTAGAACTAAACACTCCAATCACTGCTGTATTAAACTAATAATACTGAACAAGAAAACATTGGCTTCACAGGATAAATGTTAGCAGGCCAGCATCTGGCTGTTTGTACTCACCTCGAGGCTCCTGACCGTGTCCTCCTGTGGCCGTCTCCTCCTCATTGTCCTCATTGTCCTCCTGTGTCTCCTGCAGGACAAACACGTGTCAGTGTTGTACTTTTCATTATCTTCCACAAAACCAACTCAGTTAGCGTTAGCTCGTTGCTAATAGCggtaagctaacgttagcgaCGCTGGACACGGAGCCGCTGCAGCTCCCGGTAACTTTATTTATTGACTTTGTTAAAgtcaaactgttttgttttgttgttgtttcataCCTGATACTGTGGGAACACAAACAAATCTGTTTATCGACgaacaacaaaaaacatctctGCCGCCATGTTGGCCGCCTTCCTCAAGGTCAGCGCGGGTCAACGACCGTGCGCGTGCATGTTAGTGTAACTTCAATACATGTCCGAGCTAAAGCTTGTACTTTTACCTGCTgtagtatataaagtacttcaaaatagaagtatataaggtagttaacgtcagctacccagcggtatataaagtacttcaaattagaagtatataaggtagttaacgtcagctacccggcggtatataaagtacttcaaattagaagtatataaggtagttaacgtcagctacccggcggtatataaagtacttcaaaatagaagtatataaggtagttaacgtcagctacccggcggtatataaagtacttcaaattagaagtatataaggtagttaacatcagctacccggcggtatataaagtacttcaaattagaagtatataaggtagtcaacgtcagctacccagcggtatataaagtacttcaaattagaagtatataaggtagtcaacgtcagctacccagcggtacataaagtacttcaaattagaagtatataaggtagttaacatcagctccaacattaaagtgatcaacacaataaccatcaataattagaatccaataatatcagattcATGTGgaatgggccattctgcacaatgagtacttttactttggatacttcaagtacatttggatgctcgtacttttggacttttactgcagtaacactttgAATGTAGGACTTTTACTTAAAACAGAGTacttttacactgtggtattttaacttttactgcagtaaaagtccaaaaggacgagcatccaaatgtacttgaagtattCTTCCAGCACTGGGTACAGGCATGTGTGGGAGATGTAGTTCTTTTAAACACACAGGaggttcaaaatgaaaacatggtatttaaaaaaaggaccatatttaatattttgcataaaatgttttgtagtACTACCTGAAGTCTTCATATCTTCCCTGATGATGCTCTCCAGGGCCGCAGGTCCTGCTTCCTGTGGCGTCTCTCAGTCGGGTCTTCAGTCGGGTCTAGATGATGACCAGATGAGGATGTTCCTCCTCTTCACCCTGATGAACTCCCTAAACATAACCAGCTTCAAAAGCTGGTAGATTTGTGTTGTATTCACTTTAGTACCTTTCTCAGCCACTAGAAGGCAATAACACATAAAACCTCAGAGTCCATACAGAAGTCCAGTTTAAAAAACAGCCTTTTGTcctaaaactaaaatgaaatacaatatgAGAAAAGTTTTAAACTGGAGACAGCATTTTGGGTCACATCAGGGGACCATTAGTTCTGCCtccttttaatttgtcactGTATTAATTGCTGTCCACACAGCCAGTCAATTAATTCAACCTAATTATAGCTCCATTTGCAAAAGCCTAATTGACACGAAGGTCTGTCTGCTGAACGGGGCAATTAGAGAGGAGCTCCATGAAATACTGCatgcatgaaataaaatgatagCAAGACCTTAATGATTTaatcaaatataataattaattccAGGCAGGAATCCAGTGGCAGGTTTGCAACTACAAGATGGTTTCATTAAGAGCTGAGCTGTCCTGGCTCATATTTATGCAGTTTTTTCTACAAACAGCCACaatacattttgtctttaaatgcTTCAATCAGACAGGTATACAACAGAACAGGAAATATTTGAGATTTTATTGATTTGAcctgtattatatttattatagcAGCAAATTATCTTTAATTTACAGTGAATGGAAACTTGGCCAATAATTTGGGGatgaaatgacaaaatcatTAAGTACCAATTAAATATTGTAgttacagtacacagtacagtctattaaaacataattaattaaaagtAGTTTGTTGAAGCAAAAGGGGGAAGGTCAGGGGTCAGGGTTCGGAATGGTGGTCTAGCCAATGAATGGATGAATTTATTAATTGAATGAAAAGGTGAAtgacttaaaaaaatgaagtctAATGAGAAGAACATGAGTCAGGGCAGTGAATAAATAAGTgattaataaattaaagaagCTAGATATGAATGAAAAAAGTtagtaaatgagaaaatgaatgaatgggtgaataaaaatatgaattacaTGAGTGTCTGAATGAAAACGAGGCCCCACTTCAGTATGTATCCACTGAAACCCCTATACAGTGAGAACTCCAGTCTGTATTAATTTTAGGTCTGGCCTCTGTGCCGTCTCTGGAAGCCTTGTCTGATGTTCAACATTGCTTCACGGCCGGTGATCAGTAGTTTATCACCTCTCTCTGGGGAGACGCCAGCTTTGATCCTGCTCACAGCTCTCAAGCACGGGCCCATACAAACCAGCCCCACTGAGCTCTCAGGGCCGGGCCGACTCAGAGGGCCCCCGCTGAGAGGGGTCCCCCATACTGAGCAGCTTGTCAACACACTGAAACTGACTCGGCACAGCAGGAAGGAGCTGCTCCTGTTCCAACAGCCTCTGATGGCGACGTTCACATGTTCAGGAGGAAACCTGCTTAGAAATCAGACAAATCTGTTCAAAAGGATTGACTGAGATTCAGAGACACAGATTCTTCTTTGCAGTGATTGAATTCATTGTTGACAAACACTAAACACAGTGAGATGATTTACCTTGTGTTGATATCATCAATATTACTTAATATGGATTTCTTGTTTGCCAACCATGTGTTCTTCTCTTATGACGTGGCTGGTTTGTACTTTCTGGAACTTCCTCCATATGAAAATTATCTAGTAttgtaaaataaactgctgaaaTCAATTTAAACCTGTGGCCAAATCTCCTCTCACTCAGTGTTCTGTTTAAAAGGCTTTAAAGAACGCCTGCCTTTTCTCAGCCTCGCATGTTCCCTGGCCTGTTCCTTCTACATTATAcaggttttctcttttctgctgccaagtctttccattttctcttcgCCAGCTGGTCAAGGGTCTCCTGCTGCCGCTAGGGCCCACAGCTCACTTCCTACTTTCTCCAGCACCTGTTCCTATTTGGCAAAGCCGGCCGGGATCCTGAAAGCTTGGAGAAGAGCCATCTGCTGCCCAACTCGGCACCATTTTACCCCCAGTCCCTCGAGTCtcagctctgaaacacacagaactgcagaaagatgaagaaaaaactGAATTGGATTAGCTGTGACATCCTAAGATCCGTATTTAGCTCAGGGGAAACTGTGAGTGCAGGTTAAACCAAAGCAGCACAAGTGCAGCAGAGCTCATTTCCTCCAAGCAGGTGCACTGATTGATATTTGGCATTTTCTGCTCAAATTGTTCCACTTTTTCTGATTTTACTTTGGTTTaatctttatttctctttactCACTGTAACTCtgagggtgagagagaaaacagaaaacattatattaataatatataacaatataatttatatcTAAAGGTTCTTTCTGTCCTGTCGTTATAAAGgctttatttttgtaaagtgtaGACATTTAAAAttactatttatttaaaattatcgccttaaaaaaaaaaaaagaaaagactagGTATGGACTACAACTCCCAGGCTAGAGGTTTGCTGCGCATGCGCTAAAGGTGCGACGCGGCGAATCCATGCGGATGTGCCGCTGTGTAAAATGGCGGCGTGAGAGCAGCGCGATCGAAACACAGCGGTTTTACCTGTGCAGGTGTTAGCTTCCGTTTGCAAACGGCCCGTGTTACCTGGAGCTGCAGGAGAATCAGGGAGAGGCAGAACTCGGACTTTATATCCCAGAAAAGGTTCGTTAAGTTTGTGTTAAACCAAACGTTCAGATCGCTGCGTATGAGGAGCTAACGTGAGTTAGCCGTTAGCTGTTAGCCGCGGCCCGGTAACGTTTACGTGCCGCGAGCTCACCGGTTAACGGCCTGAGCACAGGTGGTAAATACCTGCTGGACACGTGAGCGGGACCGTCTACCCCCGTAACTATACGTAACGTGGACGGTTTCACTGTCGGTCTGACCGGGCCGGTCTGACGGTTGCTAACCGGCAGATACGCGCTAACGTGAACCCAGTTAAGTAACGTATTGACCGAACTTCTTCACGACACGTTCGGATCGATCGATCGAGTCGATTGGAAAATATACACGTGGACATAAACCGTCAGATCGGCGCGTTAACAGACCGTATTATCCCGGTGGGTTCATTTTACACACCGGTGCCCAACGTTTCCTGTTAGCAGGGCGGGCACAACACGTTGAGTATTACATTAGCTACCATTGTAAAGTTATTGATCACCGATCGGTATTTTAGGACATATTACAATGTGGTGCAAATTATTACTTTGGTTTGTAGGTTTTCATTATTTGGGGGTCTGGTACTTCCTGTATGGACTGTAGCTATTGATTAGTTTCACTATCGCTGATTGTGCTGATCGTTTTCTCTGGTGATCAATTGATTTGTGGATAAAACGTCCAAACTGCCTGGTAGAATAATTGAGGTGCTGGCTCAGTGTTCTGGCTCTGACCCTGTTCAGCAGCTCATTGGTGACTAGAAACTTTCATTAACTTTGAGCTGATCAATGTGAATCCGTGGCTCCTTAAACTGGAGTGGAGCTTTGTATAATCTGAAGACTCTTGTGGTGAATATTTACTGATGTGGCTGCTGAGTTATTtagataaatgtgtgtgtgtgtgtgtgtgtgtgtgtgtgttcagagcaGGTAGGAATGGCGAAGAGGATTGCAGATAAAGAGTTAACGGACAGGAACTGGGATCAGGAGGACGAGGGAGAGGAGGTGAGTCTACCTAACTGgtaaaaacacagctgaaacAAACTACCCAGTGGAAATTAGGGGTCTCTTATTTTGAAGTTACATTTTATGAAGGGCACATGTTGATGAGTGAAAGATGTTGTTGAACCACCTTCAGAATAATAAGCAAAATGTTTCCTCCATCAGGCGGGAACCTTTTCAGTTGCAAGTGAAGATGTGCTGAAGAACCGAGCGATTAAAAAGGCCAAACGCCGAAATGTTGGATCTGAGGTACAACCAGAAATGTCCCCCCATCAGCCTTTATCTGTTCGGGTTATTTAAACACTGATGCTGAGaatctgcagcagccagagtgtCTTGTTTCTGAACGTGTACCTGTGTTTCAGGGTGAAAGTGGAGGAGCCTTCAAAGGTTTCAAAGGGTTTTCTCTGACCACGGGTGGAGGTTCGATTCCAGCAGGGTTTTCTGGCTTTGGGAACGGTGGAGGCTTTAAAGGCCTTGGAGGCCTGACCGACGGAAACAGCATCACGCCTTCCTTtggaggtttttcctctcctgtaACGTCCTCCGCTGCCCCTGGTGAGGAGAGCACAGTgtacactcaaacacacacaaacacacagtaacatcatcatcatcatcatcatcaccaccaccagctGTTTCCTGGGGGCACAGTGAGCACAGCACCTGGACTTTGTTTAGCCTCAGTGGAGGCGTCTGCAGAGCTGCCACAGCAGGGTCAGACAACCAGGCCTTAAAGTCCAGCTCTGTGAACACAGCTCAGGTCCTAAACCGGAATCGGACAGTTTGTGTTGATGTTAACGgttttgtgcacacaaacatattttagttCTCGTTCGAATGCAGagtttggaaaaactaaattcatGGTGAAGGCAGGAAAAACAATCCCACTGTGCACAGTCAGCCTCATTtctactgttttcattttatccaGGCAACataatcttgtgtgtgtgtgtgtgtgtgtgtgtgtgtgtgtgtgtgtgtgtgtgtgtgtgtgtgtgtgtgtgtgtgtgtgtgtgtgtgtgtgtgtgtgtgtgtgtgtgtgtgtgtgtgtgtgtgtgtgtgtgtgtgtgtgtgtgtgtgtgtgttgggggggggcTTTGCTGGTGCACTGCTCTGTAAGCTGGTTCATGTGGTTTTAATATTCTGCTCTGACTTACACATGAAGACCTGCTCTATTGTTGGGGGTCTTGCTGTGTTAGGGGGAGTAATggatcgtgtgtgtgtgtgtgtgtgtgtgtgtgtgtgtgtgtgtgtgtgtctgtgtctgcagggcAGGAGGTGGAGGGGTCGCTCAGCCTCCttgcttctcttcctctccttcatccAGCTGTGGTGACACTAACGTTTCTGCCTTCATCATCTCAGGTCTAATGTTCAATGGCCCCACCTCCACCAAACCCACCGCTGACGTCAGCACCAAGCAGACCAACGGCTCCGCCCCGAGCCCGACTCAAAGCTCcggctccagcagcagcagcaacaaggaGTACAGCCGGCAGCTCACAGCGCTCAACTGCTCCGTGCGGGACTGGATCACCAAGCACGTGAACGACAACCCTCTGTGTGATCTCAACCCCATCTTCAGGGATTATGAGCGCCACCTGGCCAGCATCGAGCGGCAGTACGGAGCCGGAGCCACCGCTCCGGCTGATGGAAGCttggaggagaagaagaagggagggATGCTTCCCACCACAGCCACCCCTCCTCCTTCATCgtcctcctccagcagcagctcgGCGGCTCCGGCTCCCTCCCCCGCATTGTTCTCCTTTGGTAAAAATACGACAGAAAACTCAGCTGCTGCGTCCATCCCCGCCGGCGTCACGTTTAACTTCGGGCAGAAGGTGGACAGCTCGGTTCTCGGCTCCTTAGGATCCAAAACGACGACCCCCagcttttccttctcctcctcatccagcACCTCCTCCGGTCAGACCTCCCTGTTTGGAGCTCCTGGGTCTGCTCAGCTGTCCTTCAGTGGGACGAAAGGCGAGGCTGCTCAGCCTGCAGGTACACGGCCAGCAGAATTCATCTGACCGCAAAAGTCCAGAAGCAAAGACTCATATCTGATATTTAAATTCTTAAAGAACAGACACTTCACTTTTAAGAAGTTGGAACCTGCAAGTTTTgggcttttatttcctttaggTTACTTGTAAAATagtaataaatgataaatattatAGATTATTATATAAGTTAGAAATAATTATTGCAATAATAAAATGGCTGATTTAGATTGactgtacatttttaatctgtttgattcttatattttgaaattatttttagtatgaaaaacatttgacagaTTTGTCTTTGACCTTTTTCATCTCTGGtgatttgttgttgtgttgtagaCGAGAACGGAGATGAAGAGTCAGAGGAGCCGCCCAAACCTGAGGTCAAAGAGGTGAAAGAGGACGATGCTTTCTACTCGAAGAAGTACGTCTGACTCTTTATTCCCCACATGTTAAATGTTGAACGTCATGTGACAGCGCAGCGTACAggtgcagtgtttgtgtctcGCTCAGCACCAATTCAAAAGCAGGCAGAAACCACAGTACAAAACCAGAGAACCAACAAACCCTGGGACGGTACTCTGACACTCTGTGAACCTCACACGTTATAAATAGCTGTGGTTTTAATTACAAaccaagaaaacagaaaatgagtttTACCAGACTCCATTTAGAAAACATGAGTTTTAGCCCTCAGAGTACTGTAAGTCCTGTGAACACTGATGTTTGTCCGATTTAGCTAAAAACAGCTCGTCAGTAGGTGTGAAGCTTTTGTACCTGTTAGCTTGATGCCTGTTTTTGTCGCCTCCAGGTGTAAACTGTTCTACAAGAAGGACTCGGAGTTCAAAGACAAAGGAGTGGGAACTCTgcacctgaaacaaacagaggagGGGAAAACTCAGATGATCATTCGTGCAGACACCAAcctgggtaaaaaaaaacaaaaaaaaaaccacacacataaaatgaaCCACAACTTACTGGTTTAAGGAAGAAACTGACACGTTGGTGCCTCAGAATCTGAGGTGCAGGACGTTGagttcagtgttttcacagaagaggaggaaatgggGAAACAGTAAATCCACCATAAGGTCACATCAGATTCTTTTTTTAAGCCAtaaattaaactgtttttactAACCTATTTAAAAAGCAAGAAAATggtaaaaaacatttaatgttgattttctcacagtaaaaactaaaaagcagCAAAGACTCACATtataaaatctgaatttttgGTGAGAGGTGCAGACATTTTTCATCCCAGCCTGACACTGGGAAAGACCAGAGGCCAAACAGGGAACAGCAACGTTTCTGTGTTTGAGCTCACAAACTGAAACCAGTAGTTAAACAGCGCCACCTGCTGCTCAAACAGACACACGGCAGCAGAACGTCACTCACTGACCATGATCATCTGCCAGCTGCAACATGCAGGTCAAGACttgaagcagaaaacagaatTAGTGAGCTGAAGGTGACAAATATCAGCTGTAAATACTTTCAACATTACAAGATGACACAAACATTTCCATCAGCGGTGACTCTACAGTTGTAAAGTTTGTACAGATTCATTCATTAGGACTGATTGTTCTAACAGAAGTCTCATGTATTAATACAGGAAACATCCTGCTCAACATCATCGTGCAGGCGTCCATGCCGTGCTCTCGGGTCGGTAAGAACAACGTGATGGTGATTTGCGTCCCCAACCCGCCGGTCGACGACAAAAACCCCAGCACCCCCGTCCCCCTTCTCATCCGGGTCAAAACCTCTGAGGACGCCGACGAGCTCCACAAAATACTGGAGGAGAAGAAAGGCTGAACCCTGAGCTTTCAGCAGACTTCATGTGGGCGTCCTCCGACCCCCTGCCAGTTTTATCCACACactcccccccacacacacacacacacacgcacgcacacgcccACGCCTGTACCCAACTGATCCTGGTAAATCAGCTGTTTCATCACTATCGACTAGGCGCCATACTGTGAAACATTGAGTTGTAAGTGAAAAACCTCAGGCGCACGTTGGCGTCGTCGCTCTTGGACTTGGCTACATTCCCTCTGGTTCTGCGCTGCTGTTTTCTTGTCAATCTGTCTTTtgagttttactgttttaatttgGTCGTCGAAAGACTGAACGTGTGAATCCAGATGAATATTTGTTGTGCGACATCTACGGTCTGTACCACTGAGGTTTTTTTGGACAAAGCTCCAAACAGAGGACCAGTCGATTTGGTTTTACAAATTAGTCACAGTGACAGTTAAGTTTTTGCCGAACGTCTTGGAGCTTGTGTCGGCTCAGTGTTTTTTACTCTGGAAACTATTTATTGTGCGGGCAGGATTTGTCCTCTCACCGATTGAACCTGGTGTGAATGAGCGTCTGAGAGCGGTGTGAAACAgaccagtttttgttttaatcactTTCTCTGTAAACACGGACTCTGTTGTTTTCCAAGTGTCCTTTGTGTGGCCTTCAGTTCAGCCTGACGTGAGGCGCGCTGTCTGAGAACATTTGTAAAGACGTTTACTGGGGAATAATAAAAGGAAACAATCGAACGCGgctgcttgtgttttgtctttgctctCAGCTGTGTGAAGTGTCACTCCTCATTCTTTGTGTTTGGAAACCTGACTGAACATTGCAGGGCTGGGAACAGACTCTTCATTGGACAGAGAAACATTCACTCCACATGCAGCTCATCCCCTTTATGAATAGGGGACACATCAGTCCAGATAAGAGTTTGAGTTTAATCGAGATGAAAAGATGAAGGACAACAGGTTTTGAGACGATGCAGGTGCAGTAAATGTCGGCCTGTCCGGTCTGAAACGTCTCCACTAGTGGACGAACGGTGATGAAAGTGGTTCGGATGCTCAGTTGAACATTAAACCAGGTTCAGCTCACGCACGTTACAGTAACTACAACACATTCACTgatgcagcacaaacacaaacagcagctgtttcctGTAATGTGCACGTATCATAGTGGCAGTGCAGCTAAAATGAAAAGCCCAGAGGGATTATGTCCAAGTCCCCCTGGTGACCACAGCGCAGAAGATGCAGCAGCATGTCTCATGGAACAGAAGCTGCTAAGTGTTATCTTCAGGTGAAAGTGACCCAAGAAAAAACCAAGAAGCACCAGTTTTTGTGCTAATGTGTATTTGAATAAATCAGGAAAATGTGCAGTGTGGAACAGAAGCAACAGAAGTGAGAACATGCACATTTACTGTCCATGTACAAAAGCTGTGAAAAGTGTTAAAGTGGGTGAGAACACGTCAACAAAAAGCTTTCAGAAAGGTGCTAGAAGCATTTTACAGTGCAACCTGTCGCTCGGCTCGATCGGCGTTGGTCAGTCTCTGTTACTGATACATTCAGCTGGAGAATCGATAAACTACATCATcaaaaacactgaggagacgAGCAGCTCCAACTGAAACTGAGCTGTGGGAAAGTTCTAATTAAATACGACTCGGAGAAAAACACTGGACTGAATTTGATCATGACGGCTTCCTGTCTGGCTTTGGACGTTGTACAGACAGTAGATTGAAGAGTCCAGATTCTGGAGTTAGTGCACACAGAGCGGGAGCTGCTGACTGCCACAGCAGAAGAAACAAAGTTACAGTCAGACTTAAGGCTTCAGGAGCACAGAGACAAGCCAGAAACAGCCACATCTGTCCACATGTGGACCCAATCAGTTCACCTCCTGTTTGTATAGATTTTCCCTTTAAAAATCAGTTTCAGCAGTTTTTCAAGTCACTTCCAGTTTGTGAGTTTCAGTTTTGAACCTAAAACCAGTAAAAAGTCAAAGctgagtttttttcttttagttgaAAAGCAGGAAGATGTCGACTACAGCGCCAATCATCACACAGTGCGACTGCTGTCGGGTCGGGGTTGCGTCCGTCCACAGGTTGGTTGTGATGgattagaattaaaaaaaaacatttgaacagaaaaaaaacgcTCCGCAAACTAAAACTACAGAACTTTATGGGGGTTTCTCAGTTTTTTCTAATCACTGAAGCTGTGTCCACATCCCAGAACTTACggtcctgctgtttccatcagacctgctgttCGTGTGTCTGTTCCCTCacatccatgtctgtcagggacatggaccacGTGTGAACCCtctgagctcctaaactgccacaaggcacagactgaactgatcCACGTGctacaagaac harbors:
- the nup50 gene encoding nuclear pore complex protein Nup50, whose protein sequence is MAKRIADKELTDRNWDQEDEGEEAGTFSVASEDVLKNRAIKKAKRRNVGSEGESGGAFKGFKGFSLTTGGGSIPAGFSGFGNGGGFKGLGGLTDGNSITPSFGGFSSPVTSSAAPGLMFNGPTSTKPTADVSTKQTNGSAPSPTQSSGSSSSSNKEYSRQLTALNCSVRDWITKHVNDNPLCDLNPIFRDYERHLASIERQYGAGATAPADGSLEEKKKGGMLPTTATPPPSSSSSSSSSAAPAPSPALFSFGKNTTENSAAASIPAGVTFNFGQKVDSSVLGSLGSKTTTPSFSFSSSSSTSSGQTSLFGAPGSAQLSFSGTKGEAAQPADENGDEESEEPPKPEVKEVKEDDAFYSKKCKLFYKKDSEFKDKGVGTLHLKQTEEGKTQMIIRADTNLGNILLNIIVQASMPCSRVGKNNVMVICVPNPPVDDKNPSTPVPLLIRVKTSEDADELHKILEEKKG